One genomic window of Xanthobacter dioxanivorans includes the following:
- a CDS encoding DUF1328 domain-containing protein, which translates to MLSWALTFLVVALIAALLGFGGIAGTAIEIAKIIFFVAIALFLISAVVGLVRRGRGPSVP; encoded by the coding sequence ATGTTGAGCTGGGCGCTTACCTTTCTCGTCGTCGCCCTCATCGCCGCACTCCTCGGGTTCGGCGGCATCGCGGGAACAGCGATCGAGATCGCGAAGATCATCTTCTTCGTGGCGATCGCACTTTTCCTTATCTCGGCCGTGGTCGGCCTGGTCCGGCGCGGGCGCGGCCCATCGGTACCATGA
- a CDS encoding YMGG-like glycine zipper-containing protein translates to MALTLGGCSEYSRQDRAVGGAAIGAGTGALIGAAATGTGTGALVGGLIGAGAGAVIGAETTPRACWARDGYGNRYRVQCP, encoded by the coding sequence ATGGCTCTGACCCTGGGTGGTTGCAGCGAATATTCGCGGCAGGACCGGGCCGTGGGCGGCGCGGCCATCGGTGCCGGCACCGGTGCGCTCATCGGCGCGGCGGCCACGGGGACGGGCACCGGCGCGCTCGTCGGCGGCCTCATCGGCGCGGGCGCGGGCGCGGTCATCGGTGCCGAGACCACGCCGCGGGCGTGCTGGGCGCGCGACGGCTACGGCAACCGCTACCGGGTGCAGTGCCCCTGA